The following nucleotide sequence is from uncultured Draconibacterium sp..
TAGACCTTTGAGGAAAATGCGAGAAAATGCAAAATTTCGAATGAATTTTGACGGTAAAAGTAGATCCCATACTACTAAATGAACATAATAAGGCATAATTGCTTATGCCTTATTAGGCTTCTACTATTTTTTTACAATCAAACTCACGTTATTTAATGCTCCATACAACACCTCCACCGGATGCAAAGCAAATTTACCTGTTCCGTCCTTTATATGATGGCGGCACGAAGTTCCCGGAGCCGAAATGATGTAATCTTCTTTAGCCTTTCGAACTGCAGGGAAAAGCACCAACTCACCAATTTGCATTGAAAGCTCGTAATGTTCCTTTTCGTAGCCAAACGAGCCGGCCATACCACAACAGCCTGACGGAATTTCTTTCACAAAATAGTTTTTGGGCAGCGACAACATTTTTTTCGATGGTTCAGTTGAAGCTACGGCTTTTTGTTGGCAGTGTCCGTGCAGTAGAATATGTTGTTCTTCAGTAGTAAAATCTTCTTCTGTTATGTTGCCTTTTTCAATTTCAGCAGCAATAAATTCTTCAAATAGAAGTGCATTTTTTGCCAGTTTTTCAGCGGCCGGTTGCAGGTCTTTTTCAACCAATTCAGGGTATTCATCGCGGAAAGCAAGTATGGCCGAAGGCTCAATTCCAACCAGTGGTGTTTCGTCGGTGATAATGTCTTTTAACAGGTTTATATTTTCGGTGGCCACTTTTTTCGAAGTCCGCACCATCCCTTTCGACAGGAATGTTCTTCCGCTTTCTTTGGTTTGCGGAATTTTAACTTCGTAACCCAGTTTGGTTAGCAGCAGAATGGCTTTAATTCCAATATCGCTTTCGTTGTAATTGGTAAACTCATCGTTAAAAAGGTAAATTTTGCCCTTCGTTTCTTGTTCCGGTAAGGGAACTCCGTTTTCAATCCAGCGGTTTAAAGTAATTTTCGACAACGCCGGAAGAGTTCGAAAGGTTGAGAATCCGATGGCGCGTTTCATCAAGGAAGTACGCATCATAAAGTTTGAAATCGGTCGGAAAACCATAGCCAGTTTGTTTAAACGCGGCAGGTAGCCAATTAATCGCGAACGCATCGGAACGCCATGCAAATCGTAATAATTTTGCAGGAATTCGGCTTTTAGTTTGGCCATATCTACATTACTCGGGCACTCGCTTTTACAAGCCTTGCACGAGATGCAGAGACTTAAAATATCGTATATCTCCTGGTGGTCGAACAGGTTCTTTTTCTCGTTGTTGTACAGGAATTCGCGCAAGATATTGGCACGTCCGCGGGTGCTTTTGTCTTCGTCGCGGGTAGCCATAAAAGTAGGGCAGAGGGTGCCGCCAATAACTTCACTTTTGCGGCAGTCGCCCGAACCGTTACATTTTTCGATGGTTCGGAAAAAGCCTTTGTTTTTCGAGAAATTAAAGTGTGTATCTGTTTCGGGAATAGCTTTGCCGGGAATTACGCGCAGGCTTTCGGTAATGGGTGGCGTATTTACGATTTTTTCGGGATTAAAAATGTTATCCGGGTCCCAGGCTTTTTTCACCGATTTTACCATTTCGTAGCATTGGTCGCCCAACATAAACGGAATGAATTTACCTCGTGCTCTTCCATCGCCATGCTCACCACTCATCGAGCCACGGTATTTTTTTACCAGCGCCGCCACTTCGTTCATTAAGGTTTCAAAAATCTCAACATCTTTTGGATCTTTAAAATTGATTAACGGACGAAAGTGAATTTCACCAGTGGCAATGTGGGCATAAAACACGCTGTCTAATCCCAGTTTTTTCAAAACAACTTTTATATCAGCCACGTAGTCGGGCAGGTGTTCCGGATGAACAGCGGTATCTTCAATTCCGGGAACACCTTTTCTGTCGCCCGGAATATTAGCCAGCAATCCCAATCCGGCAGTTCGCAACGACCACACACGTTTTATTTTATCGGCACCGGTTACCAGCGGATAATGGTATCCTAATCCGGCTTCTTTTAATTCCTTTTCGAGTGCGGCAGCTGTAGTGATTAATTCTTTTTCGGTTTCGAACGAAAATTCGATCATCAGCATCGCACCGGGATCGCCTTTTACAAAAAAGCGGTTTTTGGCCTGTTCAATGTTTTGTTTAGCTGCCTGCATCACCGGATCGTCCATTAATTCGATGGCCGTTGGTTTGTATTTTAAGGCAATTAAATTAGCATGCAACGATTCTTCCAGCGTTTCAAAATGCGCACAAACCAAGCCTTTAAATTTTGGCGGCAATGGAATTATATTCAATTTTATCCGGGTAGAGAATGCCAAAGTTCCTTCAGAACCTGCCAAAAGTTTACAAAAGTTGAATTTACCTCCACCTTTGGTATAAGGATCGGCATACATCAACTCATCGATGGCATAACCCATATTTCGACGGGTTAATTTGGGGTCAGGAAAGTTCTTCAGAATCTCATCCCGATTTTGTTTATCGGAAAGCAGATCGTTAATATTTGAGTAAATGGCTTTTTCCTGCTGATTCGGATTTCCATTTAGTTTATCCTGGAATTCTTCTTTGCTTAATTCTTTGAATGTTGTTTCAGAGCCGTCGCTCAAAATGGTATCAATTTCCAATACGTGCTGGCGCACACTACCATAAACCAGCGAATGCAGACCACACGAATTATTTCCCAGCATACCGCCAATAACACAGCGGTTGGCTGTGGATGTTTCCGGACCAAACTGCATACCGTGTTCTACTAAAAACAGGTTTAATTCTGCCAATACAACACCGGGTTCAACAATCACATAGTTTTGGTCTTTGTTGAATTCTACAATCTTATTCATGTATTTCGAAACGTCGACAACAATTCCGTTTCCAACTACCTGTCCCGCCAGCGAAGTACCTGCCCCACGGGGAATAATACTGGTATTATTCTCGCGTGCAAAGGCGATGATCTTTTTTATATCATCCTTATTTTTAGGCTTGGTAACGGCCAGCGGCATTTCTTTGTACTGCGATGCATCGGTTGAATAAAGCACCCGCTGAACGTTATCAAAAAAAAGATCGCCCTCGAGTTGGGTTTTTAGTTGGTTGAATTTATTTGTAGTTGTCATAGTAGTTCGAAAAGCACAAATTTAGTAATAATTTGTAATTTGTCATACAAATTATGGTGTGATATCAGTTTTCTGTTTAGTTCATATATTTTCAATTAAACGGCGTTGAAATCAAGTAATATTTTTATGTTTTTAGCCGGATCTTTCTTTAAAATTTCAAATCCTTTTTGGGTTTCAGATCCGTGTAATATTTTTGATATCAGTGCTTCCGGTTTTAGTCGATTGTTTTTCAGGTGTTCAATGGCTTCGGCAAATTCGCCATGGCTAACGCGCGAAGTTACAATGGTTCCTTCTTTCCAGATCAGTTCACGAAATACAACCGGTGTTGGTTCGGCTGCCAATCCCAGCACGCAAACTTTTCCACCACCAACAATCGAACGAATGCAACCTGTTATTGGATTTACACCATCCTCAATTTCTTCAGGGTGCCCAACCGCTTCAAAAGCTATATCAACGCCTTTTCCGTTGGTTTCATTTTTTATGCGTTCTACAGGATCTTCTTTTTTTGCATTTATTGGAATCACATTGTCGTAATATTTTGGCCCGATTGCCAACCGTTCATCAAGAATATCAATCATAAAAACCGTATTGTCGGTAACGGTACGAACGGCCTGCAAAATACACAGGCCAATTTTGCCCGATCCCCAGATAACAATGCTGTCGTTTTCCTGAACGTTTGCGCGGTTTTTGGCATGACAACCAATACTTAAAACTTCAACCAGTGCCACGTGTTCGTCGGGTATATTTGCAGGCACTTTGTATAACATCGAGGGAGGCAGCGAAACGTATTCGCAAAAACCGCCGTCCATATCAATGCCGATTAGTTTTAGGCTGGTACATGCCGGGAAATGGCCTTTTAAACAAGCGGGGCATTTACCGCACCAGATAATAGGGTCGGGGGCAACTTTATAGCCAACTTCCCAGCCGGTAACTCCTTCGCCCACTTCGGCAACAACTCCGCCAAATTCGTGTCCCATAATTAGCGGAAGTGTTGTGCGCGGATGGAATTCGCCGGTGTGAATGTGCTGATCGCTGCCGCATATACAGCCAAAGTTTACTTTTATTAAAACTTCATTCGGTTTGCAGACCGGTTTTTCAATAGTTTTCCATTCAACCTGGTTATATTTTGTAAGAACTGCTGCTTTCATACTGATCGGTTTTATGGTTTCAAAGATAAAGGAAAATGTAAAGATAGCGTGAGAAGGACTTTTCGTTTATAACTAAAGCTTTGTATCATTTTTAAGTCGAACTCAGGTAAAAAAAGAAGACAAATTGATACGATTTAGTGAAATTCTGTGTTTATACTATAACCAGGTATTTAGGTTTAGCAATTTTTTGTTTACTTGCATATATCTGGTTAAATATTGATTTACAAACTCATTAATCTATATCAATTGTTATGAAAAAAATCTTTCTTGTTGCATTGATAGTGCTGGCAGGCTTTAAATTCTCTAAAGCCCAATCGGATGTGGCAGATATGTTACGTTTTGGATTGCATGATGCCAATTTGTTGATTGAAGCCTACGTAGAACCTTATGCGAAAGGCCTTGGGGTAGGGATGAATAATTCGTGGTACTATACGGCCGAAACACACAAACTGTGGGGATTCGACCTGGCTTTTTCGGTTAGTGCGTTTAAAGTGCCAGGGTCGGATAAAACCTTCGATGTAAATGAACTGGGGTTGCAATATGTGTATGCACAAAACGGTCAGAGCATAGCATCTACCGCCGCCGGTAGTGGCGAGGGGGTAAGTTTGTATTACGATGCAGAGATCAATGGGCAGACTATTCCTATCGAATATTTTTCTACTCCCGGAGGT
It contains:
- a CDS encoding FAD-linked oxidase C-terminal domain-containing protein codes for the protein MTTTNKFNQLKTQLEGDLFFDNVQRVLYSTDASQYKEMPLAVTKPKNKDDIKKIIAFARENNTSIIPRGAGTSLAGQVVGNGIVVDVSKYMNKIVEFNKDQNYVIVEPGVVLAELNLFLVEHGMQFGPETSTANRCVIGGMLGNNSCGLHSLVYGSVRQHVLEIDTILSDGSETTFKELSKEEFQDKLNGNPNQQEKAIYSNINDLLSDKQNRDEILKNFPDPKLTRRNMGYAIDELMYADPYTKGGGKFNFCKLLAGSEGTLAFSTRIKLNIIPLPPKFKGLVCAHFETLEESLHANLIALKYKPTAIELMDDPVMQAAKQNIEQAKNRFFVKGDPGAMLMIEFSFETEKELITTAAALEKELKEAGLGYHYPLVTGADKIKRVWSLRTAGLGLLANIPGDRKGVPGIEDTAVHPEHLPDYVADIKVVLKKLGLDSVFYAHIATGEIHFRPLINFKDPKDVEIFETLMNEVAALVKKYRGSMSGEHGDGRARGKFIPFMLGDQCYEMVKSVKKAWDPDNIFNPEKIVNTPPITESLRVIPGKAIPETDTHFNFSKNKGFFRTIEKCNGSGDCRKSEVIGGTLCPTFMATRDEDKSTRGRANILREFLYNNEKKNLFDHQEIYDILSLCISCKACKSECPSNVDMAKLKAEFLQNYYDLHGVPMRSRLIGYLPRLNKLAMVFRPISNFMMRTSLMKRAIGFSTFRTLPALSKITLNRWIENGVPLPEQETKGKIYLFNDEFTNYNESDIGIKAILLLTKLGYEVKIPQTKESGRTFLSKGMVRTSKKVATENINLLKDIITDETPLVGIEPSAILAFRDEYPELVEKDLQPAAEKLAKNALLFEEFIAAEIEKGNITEEDFTTEEQHILLHGHCQQKAVASTEPSKKMLSLPKNYFVKEIPSGCCGMAGSFGYEKEHYELSMQIGELVLFPAVRKAKEDYIISAPGTSCRHHIKDGTGKFALHPVEVLYGALNNVSLIVKK
- a CDS encoding alcohol dehydrogenase catalytic domain-containing protein — translated: MKAAVLTKYNQVEWKTIEKPVCKPNEVLIKVNFGCICGSDQHIHTGEFHPRTTLPLIMGHEFGGVVAEVGEGVTGWEVGYKVAPDPIIWCGKCPACLKGHFPACTSLKLIGIDMDGGFCEYVSLPPSMLYKVPANIPDEHVALVEVLSIGCHAKNRANVQENDSIVIWGSGKIGLCILQAVRTVTDNTVFMIDILDERLAIGPKYYDNVIPINAKKEDPVERIKNETNGKGVDIAFEAVGHPEEIEDGVNPITGCIRSIVGGGKVCVLGLAAEPTPVVFRELIWKEGTIVTSRVSHGEFAEAIEHLKNNRLKPEALISKILHGSETQKGFEILKKDPAKNIKILLDFNAV